Proteins co-encoded in one Nicotiana sylvestris chromosome 7, ASM39365v2, whole genome shotgun sequence genomic window:
- the LOC138873767 gene encoding uncharacterized protein, translating to MIHKEIEVYVDDVIIKSKKATDHMKDLRKFFNRLRRHNLKLNPAKCAFEVPARKLLRFIVTRRGIELDPSKVKAIQELPPPKNKKDVMSFLGRLNYISRFIAQSTVICEPIFKMLNKDAATKWTDDCQKAFDRIKEYLSTPLVLVLPKPGRPLLIYLAVSNGAFGCILGQHDEARRKEQKAMKGQALTDHLSKNPMDGEYEPLKTYFPDEEVSFIGEDIEESYDVWRMFFDEATNFKGVGIGAVLVSYEKNGQPRTPRYYRICIMYMNLERVKVHDQLAYCAHVEEEADGKPWFHDIKEYWEKGEYPELANSTQKLTLRRLSNNFFHNGGILCRRTPDLGLLRDRLHPICPEMPSLPDTCRHNKAYRPEMNGAVEATNKNIKNILMKMIEKHKQWPEKLSFSLLGYRTTVRTLTGATPYMLVYGTEEVIPAEVDIPSLRIIQEAELDDAEWVKGRYEQLALIDKKRMNTVCHGQLYQNRMSRAFSKRVKPRQFTAGQLVLKKNFLIKMKPKGSSLSTGKVNTWFTEF from the exons atgatacacaaggagattgaggtgtatgtagatgatgttatcatcaagtccaagaaggctaCTGATCACAtgaaagatttgaggaagtttttcaatagattgcgaaggcacaacctgaaactaaatcccgcaaagtgtgcatttgagGTTCCTGCCAGAAAACTACTTAGGTTTATTGTGACTCGCCggggaatagaactagatccatcaaaggtcaaagctattcaagagttgccaccaccaaaaaacaagaaggacgtaatgagtttcttgggaagacttaactatatcagccggttcatagcacagtctacagttatctgtgagccaatttttAAGATGTTAAataaggacgccgctaccaaatggactgatgactgccaaaaagccttcgacagaatcaaggaatacctgtcaacaccactagTCTTAGTCCTACCtaagccaggtagacccttattaatCTACCTTGCAGTATCgaatggagctttcggttgcattctggggcagcatgacgaagcaaggaggaaggagcag AAGGCAATGAAGGGACAGGCACTAACAGATCACCTTTCTAAGAACcccatggatggagaatacgaacccctgaaaacgtattttcctgatgaagaggtatcattcattgGAGAAGATATTGAAGAATCCTATGACgtttggagaatgtttttcgatgaagcaacaaacttcaagggagttggcataggagcagtcctcgtATC gtacgagaagaatgggcaaccaagaactccaagatactaccgtatctgcatcatgtacatgaatttagaaagag taaaggtccatgatcagctagcttattgcgcccatgttgaagaagaagcagatggaaaaccttggtttcatgatatcaaagaatattggGAAAAAggcgaatacccagaacttgcaaattcTACTCAGAAACTCACACTTAGgaggttgtccaataatttctttcacaacggaggaatcctgtgtagaaggactcctgatttgggtctattaag agacagactgcatccaatatgtccagaaatgccatcgttgccagatacatgcagacataatAAAG cctacagacctgaAATGAACGGGGCCGTAGAGgccaccaacaagaatatcaagaatatACTAatgaaaatgatagaaaagcataagcagtggcctGAGAAGTTGTCATTCTctctattgggatatcgcaccacagtccgcacattgactggggcaaccccctatatgctggtttatggtacagaggaaGTCATTCCTGCCGAAGTAGatattccttccctaaggatcatacaagaagctgagctcgacgacgcagaatgggtaaaaggtcgttATGAGCAACTGGCCCTTATAGACAAAAAGAGAATGAAcacagtttgccatggtcaactctatcagaacagaatgtccagagccttcagcaaaagagtcaagccgagacagttcacagcagggcagctggtgttaaaaaaaaatttcctcatcaagatgaagccaaagggaagttctctctcAACTGGCAAGGTcaatacatggttcaccgagttctga